In Magnetospirillum sp. XM-1, a single window of DNA contains:
- a CDS encoding RluA family pseudouridine synthase, whose translation MSEVQTLTVTEDEADIRLDRWFKRHFPAIGHGLLEKWLRAGNVRVDGKRAKSNQRLEAGQAIRVPPQPAADAPPREAKPAPVDDKTARMLQDAVLYMDDDVIALNKPAGLAVQGGTGMADKHLDAWLDALCFGAGRPKLVHRLDKDTSGVLLLGRTANATAKLAAAFKSRSARKCYWALVAGVPRYPQGRIDAPLAKLPGKAGEKMAVDKEDGKHAVTYYRVVDATLKRAAWLEMEPRTGRTHQLRAHCLLLGTPIMGDGKYGGKEALIEGTGVSRKLHLHARAVRLPHPRTGKPLEVVAPLPPHIKASFDFFGFAEGDSGQPFVSFEEE comes from the coding sequence ATGAGCGAAGTCCAGACCCTGACCGTCACCGAGGACGAGGCCGATATCCGCCTCGACCGCTGGTTCAAACGTCATTTCCCCGCCATCGGCCACGGGCTGCTGGAAAAGTGGCTGCGCGCCGGCAACGTCCGGGTGGACGGCAAGCGCGCCAAGTCCAACCAGCGGCTGGAAGCCGGACAGGCGATCCGCGTACCGCCCCAGCCCGCCGCCGATGCGCCTCCCCGCGAAGCCAAACCCGCTCCGGTGGACGACAAGACGGCACGCATGCTCCAAGACGCCGTCCTTTACATGGACGACGACGTCATCGCGCTGAACAAGCCGGCGGGACTGGCGGTGCAGGGTGGAACGGGCATGGCCGACAAGCACCTGGACGCCTGGCTGGACGCGCTGTGCTTCGGGGCGGGCCGCCCCAAGCTGGTCCATCGCCTGGACAAGGACACGTCGGGCGTGCTGTTGCTGGGCCGCACCGCCAACGCCACCGCCAAGCTGGCCGCCGCCTTCAAGAGCCGCTCCGCCCGCAAATGCTATTGGGCCCTGGTGGCCGGGGTGCCGCGCTATCCCCAGGGCCGCATCGACGCGCCGCTGGCCAAGCTGCCGGGCAAGGCCGGCGAGAAGATGGCGGTGGACAAGGAGGACGGCAAGCACGCCGTCACCTATTACCGCGTGGTGGATGCCACCCTGAAGCGAGCCGCCTGGCTGGAGATGGAGCCGCGCACCGGGCGCACCCACCAGCTGCGCGCCCATTGCCTGCTGCTGGGCACGCCGATCATGGGCGACGGCAAGTATGGCGGCAAGGAGGCCCTGATCGAGGGCACCGGCGTGTCGCGCAAGCTGCACCTGCACGCCCGCGCCGTCCGCCTGCCCCATCCGCGCACCGGCAAGCCGCTGGAGGTGGTGGCGCCGCTGCCCCCCCACATCAAGGCCAGCTTCGACTTCTTCGGCTTCGCCGAAGGCGATTCGGGCCAGCCTTTCGTCTCCTTCGAGGAAGAATAG
- a CDS encoding methyl-accepting chemotaxis protein, which yields MRDNGPITNREVELKDGDMLVSRTDAGGRITFVNKAFIDISGFTEQELLGSPHNLVRHPHMPKEAFADLWASIKAGRPWEGFVKNRSKTGDHYWVRANVTPIMENGQITGYVSIRSKPSRAQVNSAEQAYQLFREGRARGLAIRDGRVVSTGLAGKLGELKNSIAGRLSGVLATLGALMLMVGWLGIGGMRGIGDDLRMVYEENTSTAIDLAEIVDLFQDNYRQVASIALQMQTGQQWMPVAERLAAIDANIAGINAKWEHYAQGDHPAEEKALIGRFAATRGAFRDQGLVPAIDMARRGDSAALVKHFGETMRPLFNATHSTLNELMVYQRKDAGATYVKAEANASSKTMLVVGAMVAALVLGFILAVWILAGIRAPLKAMERHFDAIAAGNQAHEIPVADVHEFGQLHSLLRALKAKLGYSALEKIELDRQAEEGRKAELNRVANSLEERVKGVVDLIDVSSGSLLGNAQTLSANAQQTMAQAGNVTAMTGQVTANVQSVSAATQELSSSVTEISRQVAHAATISGDAVRQAGETDRMVRGLAEAAQKIGEVVNLINDIASQTNLLALNATIEAARAGEAGKGFAVVANEVKHLANQTAKATEEIGQQVTAIQTETRSAVDAIRSISDTIGNISELSSAIAAAVEEQGAATAEIARSVEQAAHGTASAAENVQVVSDAAEETKLMSDQVYDAANGLKGASDQLAREVAGFIKEIRSA from the coding sequence ATGCGTGACAATGGACCGATCACTAACCGTGAGGTGGAGTTGAAGGACGGCGACATGCTGGTGTCGCGCACTGACGCCGGCGGCCGCATCACCTTCGTCAACAAGGCCTTTATCGACATCAGCGGCTTCACCGAGCAGGAATTGCTGGGCTCGCCCCACAATCTGGTGCGCCATCCCCACATGCCCAAGGAGGCCTTCGCCGACCTGTGGGCGTCCATCAAGGCCGGGCGGCCGTGGGAGGGCTTCGTCAAGAACCGCTCCAAGACCGGCGACCATTACTGGGTCCGGGCCAATGTCACGCCCATCATGGAGAACGGCCAGATCACCGGCTACGTCTCCATCCGCTCCAAGCCGTCGCGCGCCCAGGTCAACTCCGCCGAGCAGGCCTACCAGCTGTTCCGCGAAGGCCGGGCCCGGGGCCTGGCCATCCGCGACGGCCGCGTGGTCTCCACCGGCCTGGCCGGCAAGCTTGGTGAGTTGAAGAACTCCATCGCCGGGCGCCTGTCCGGCGTGCTGGCGACGCTGGGCGCGCTGATGCTGATGGTGGGCTGGCTGGGTATTGGCGGTATGCGTGGCATCGGCGACGACCTTCGGATGGTTTACGAGGAAAACACCTCGACCGCCATCGACCTCGCCGAGATCGTCGATCTGTTCCAGGATAATTACCGTCAAGTCGCCTCCATCGCCCTCCAGATGCAGACGGGGCAACAATGGATGCCGGTGGCCGAGCGCCTGGCCGCCATCGACGCCAACATCGCCGGTATCAACGCCAAGTGGGAGCATTACGCTCAAGGGGATCATCCCGCCGAGGAAAAGGCGCTGATCGGCCGGTTCGCGGCGACCCGCGGGGCCTTCCGCGACCAGGGGCTGGTTCCGGCCATCGACATGGCCCGCCGAGGCGATTCCGCTGCTCTGGTGAAGCATTTCGGCGAAACCATGCGGCCACTCTTCAACGCCACCCATTCGACCTTGAACGAGCTGATGGTCTATCAGCGCAAGGATGCCGGGGCCACCTACGTCAAGGCCGAGGCCAACGCATCCTCCAAGACCATGCTGGTAGTCGGAGCCATGGTCGCCGCCCTGGTGCTGGGCTTCATTCTCGCCGTGTGGATCCTGGCCGGTATTCGCGCCCCCCTGAAGGCCATGGAGCGCCATTTCGACGCCATCGCCGCCGGCAACCAGGCCCATGAAATTCCGGTGGCCGACGTGCATGAATTCGGACAGCTGCACTCCCTGCTTCGCGCATTGAAGGCCAAGCTGGGCTATTCCGCCCTGGAGAAGATCGAACTGGACCGTCAGGCCGAGGAGGGCCGCAAGGCCGAACTCAACCGCGTCGCCAATTCCCTGGAGGAGCGGGTCAAGGGCGTGGTCGACCTGATCGACGTCTCGTCGGGCTCGCTGCTGGGCAATGCCCAAACCCTGTCGGCCAACGCCCAGCAGACCATGGCCCAGGCCGGCAACGTCACCGCCATGACCGGGCAGGTCACCGCCAACGTCCAGTCGGTGTCGGCGGCGACCCAGGAACTGTCCTCGTCGGTGACCGAGATCTCCCGCCAGGTGGCCCACGCCGCCACCATCTCCGGCGACGCGGTCCGCCAGGCGGGCGAGACCGACCGCATGGTGCGCGGTCTGGCCGAGGCGGCGCAGAAGATCGGCGAGGTGGTCAACCTGATCAACGACATTGCTTCGCAGACCAACCTGCTGGCGCTCAACGCCACCATCGAGGCGGCCAGGGCGGGCGAGGCGGGAAAAGGATTTGCCGTCGTCGCCAACGAGGTCAAGCATCTGGCCAACCAGACCGCCAAGGCCACCGAGGAGATCGGCCAGCAGGTCACCGCCATCCAGACCGAGACCCGCTCGGCGGTGGACGCCATCCGCTCCATCTCGGACACCATCGGCAATATCAGCGAGCTGTCGTCGGCCATCGCCGCGGCGGTGGAGGAGCAAGGCGCGGCGACCGCCGAGATCGCCCGCTCGGTGGAGCAGGCGGCCCACGGCACCGCGTCCGCGGCCGAGAATGTTCAGGTGGTGTCGGACGCCGCAGAGGAAACCAAGCTGATGTCGGACCAGGTCTACGACGCGGCCAACGGCCTCAAGGGCGCCTCGGACCAGCTGGCCAGGGAAGTGGCGGGCTTCATCAAGGAGATCCGCAGCGCTTAA
- a CDS encoding lysylphosphatidylglycerol synthase domain-containing protein: MKANLARLGVIVLIVTAAWYMRDGFGDVGGALDTAGWSGVALMALTHALPVALCGVSWGLLQDDIPTWKFSVARWIKDGVGELAGILPLSAEMAAIRLMTRYGFRVAESTAIVMVDVTAEAIAQFFFSILGVALWLHLYPEAEVTRWALIALGISVPGLAIFVALQRSVVMRFLETLPAKIMPHAWDAPDADSGVHAAVLTLYSDHRRFARSVFWHILAWAAGAIEAWVALWLLGYPMGLAEVLALESIIYAIRSVAFVVPGAIGLQEGGYMLVGAVLGLPTEIALAVSLLKRGRELLMGLPALFVWHYIEHSTAKQKAPAEKTGA, encoded by the coding sequence ATGAAGGCCAACCTGGCTCGCCTGGGCGTCATCGTCCTGATCGTCACCGCAGCGTGGTACATGCGCGACGGCTTCGGCGACGTGGGCGGCGCGCTCGACACCGCCGGGTGGAGCGGCGTGGCGCTGATGGCGCTGACCCATGCCCTGCCGGTGGCGCTGTGCGGCGTCTCCTGGGGCCTGCTGCAGGACGACATTCCCACCTGGAAATTCTCGGTGGCCCGCTGGATCAAGGACGGGGTGGGCGAGCTGGCCGGTATCCTGCCGCTGTCGGCCGAGATGGCCGCCATCCGCCTGATGACCCGCTACGGCTTCCGCGTCGCCGAATCCACCGCCATCGTCATGGTGGACGTCACCGCCGAGGCCATCGCCCAGTTCTTCTTCAGCATCCTGGGCGTCGCCCTGTGGCTGCACCTCTACCCCGAGGCCGAGGTCACCCGCTGGGCGCTGATTGCGCTGGGCATCAGCGTTCCCGGCCTCGCCATCTTCGTGGCGCTCCAGCGCTCGGTGGTGATGCGCTTCCTGGAGACCCTGCCGGCCAAGATCATGCCCCACGCCTGGGACGCCCCCGACGCCGATTCCGGGGTGCATGCCGCCGTGCTGACGCTGTATTCCGACCACCGGCGCTTCGCCCGCTCGGTGTTCTGGCACATCCTGGCCTGGGCGGCGGGCGCCATCGAGGCCTGGGTAGCGCTGTGGCTGCTGGGCTATCCCATGGGACTGGCCGAGGTGCTGGCCCTGGAAAGCATCATCTACGCCATCCGCTCGGTGGCCTTCGTGGTGCCGGGCGCCATCGGACTGCAGGAAGGCGGCTACATGCTGGTGGGCGCCGTCCTCGGCCTGCCCACCGAGATCGCCCTGGCGGTCTCGCTCTTGAAGCGCGGCCGCGAACTGCTGATGGGCCTGCCCGCCCTGTTCGTCTGGCACTACATCGAGCACTCCACCGCCAAGCAGAAGGCCCCGGCCGAGAAGACCGGGGCCTGA
- the hpnK gene encoding hopanoid biosynthesis-associated protein HpnK: MSKRLIVTADDFGRSVEINRAVEEGHVDGILTAASLMVTEGAVDDAVERARRLPRLGVGLHVTLVDGIPALAPTRIPDLVNNQGMFTLDLVRLGTRIFLSKATQRQVSAEMRAQFELFKATGLKLAHVDFHHHYHQHPTVFDLVLDLAVEYGAPGIRIPWEPPLLSYRARGDRLGTRLFNGIFHWGRNRAMASKARARGLLVNQRAFGVNDSGQMDAAKVNSFLDVLPDGLSEIYCHPATAHWDAPRPMPPHYRIDAEYKALIAPENRRKVAELGIRLTTFAAEAAGR, translated from the coding sequence GTGAGTAAGCGTCTCATCGTCACCGCCGACGATTTCGGCCGCTCGGTCGAGATCAACCGGGCGGTGGAGGAAGGCCATGTCGACGGCATCCTCACCGCCGCCAGCCTGATGGTCACCGAAGGCGCGGTGGACGACGCGGTCGAGCGCGCCCGGCGGCTACCCCGGCTGGGCGTCGGCCTGCACGTCACCCTGGTGGACGGCATTCCCGCCTTGGCCCCCACCCGGATTCCCGATCTGGTCAACAACCAGGGAATGTTCACCCTGGATCTGGTGCGGCTCGGCACCCGCATCTTCCTGTCCAAGGCGACGCAGCGTCAGGTGAGCGCCGAGATGCGCGCCCAGTTCGAGCTGTTCAAGGCCACCGGCCTGAAGCTCGCCCATGTGGACTTCCACCACCACTACCACCAGCACCCCACCGTCTTCGATCTGGTTCTGGACCTGGCGGTGGAGTACGGCGCGCCGGGCATCCGCATCCCGTGGGAGCCGCCGCTGCTGTCCTATCGGGCCCGCGGCGACCGGCTGGGCACCCGGCTGTTCAACGGAATATTCCATTGGGGCCGCAACCGCGCCATGGCGAGCAAGGCCAGGGCGCGGGGCCTGCTGGTCAACCAGCGGGCCTTCGGCGTCAACGATTCCGGCCAGATGGACGCCGCCAAGGTGAACTCGTTCCTGGACGTGCTGCCCGACGGGCTGTCCGAGATCTACTGCCACCCGGCCACCGCCCATTGGGACGCGCCGCGCCCCATGCCGCCCCATTACCGCATCGACGCGGAATACAAGGCGCTGATCGCCCCCGAGAACCGCCGCAAGGTCGCCGAACTGGGCATCCGCCTCACCACCTTCGCCGCCGAGGCCGCCGGACGATGA
- a CDS encoding MMPL family transporter, protein MVKTLAVRLVDWCWRHAWTVVIASLVATVLMGWYAAAHLSLDTDESKLISQDLPFRQVEKTIEQAFPHSADRLAVIIDGPTAELAEDAVEKLAKALPAAHKGLIFDASRPAEEMFFRKNGLLFMPAAELGDIVERLVQAQPLLGSIAKDPSLRGLLASVDLVLQGIAHGQAQPKDIEPLITQLDKPAADVVAHGKAAPVDWQGLMSGGPAKDAPRRFLMVHGKLDYGALEPASDVIDAVRATARDLGLEPANGYKVSITGSLALSDANFATVAEGVEISAPLSFLAVLLLLFWGVRSGRVVAAIVISLIIGLVATAAFAAAAVGSLNPISVAFAVMFVGIAVDFGIQFVTAFRNERFLKGDPAEAVLASAASMAAPLSLAAIATAVGFLSFLPTAYTGVSQLGLIAGGGMLIALVVDFTLLPALLALLKPHPEAEPVGLKLQAADAALRRHAKPIVAGGCVVGLIGAVLLPIMPLDFDPLHLQDPKAEAVKAFLELAQNPDNGVYNVETLAPSVDAARVLAEKFEALPEVHRAMTVATFVPDGQDEKLAMIADVAMVLGPTLNPAKVLPAPSPEELLAAIVKLAGQLETVAPDHKPSQALAGRLKAIAAKGPQAAEAYQKAVAAGLPALLSGIRRSLDAEAVSLDSLPPDLKREWVSADGRARVQVLPKIDMQNQEARNRFNAAVTKITPNMAGAPISMEQSGQVVIGAFAIAAIGALAAIGLLLGLMLRRVLDSALVLAPLVLGALATVIAARAAGIAINFANVIALPLLLGIGVAFNIYFVVNWRNGVTDHLSSPTTRAVLFSALTTGSAFGSLAVSPHLGTASMGMLLFLSLGVTVAATFVVLPALFHLIGKPK, encoded by the coding sequence ATGGTTAAGACTCTGGCTGTTCGTCTCGTCGATTGGTGCTGGCGCCATGCCTGGACGGTAGTGATCGCCTCGCTGGTCGCCACCGTGCTGATGGGCTGGTACGCCGCCGCCCATCTGTCGCTCGACACCGACGAGAGCAAGCTGATCTCGCAGGATCTGCCGTTCCGCCAGGTGGAAAAGACCATCGAGCAGGCCTTTCCCCACTCCGCCGACCGGCTGGCGGTGATCATCGACGGGCCTACCGCCGAACTGGCCGAGGACGCGGTGGAGAAGCTGGCCAAGGCGCTGCCGGCCGCCCACAAGGGCCTGATCTTCGACGCCTCGCGGCCCGCCGAGGAAATGTTCTTCCGCAAGAACGGCCTGCTGTTCATGCCGGCGGCCGAACTGGGCGACATCGTCGAGCGGCTGGTCCAGGCCCAGCCGCTGCTGGGCTCCATCGCCAAGGACCCGTCCCTGCGCGGCCTGCTGGCCTCGGTGGATCTGGTGCTGCAGGGCATTGCCCACGGCCAGGCCCAACCGAAGGACATCGAGCCGCTCATCACGCAACTGGACAAGCCGGCCGCCGACGTCGTCGCCCATGGCAAGGCGGCGCCGGTGGACTGGCAGGGGCTGATGTCGGGCGGCCCGGCCAAGGATGCGCCGCGCCGCTTCCTGATGGTCCACGGCAAGCTGGATTACGGCGCGCTGGAGCCGGCCTCCGACGTCATCGACGCGGTGCGCGCCACCGCCCGCGACCTGGGGCTGGAGCCCGCCAACGGCTACAAGGTGAGCATCACCGGCTCGCTGGCCCTGTCCGACGCCAATTTCGCCACCGTGGCCGAAGGCGTGGAGATTTCGGCACCGCTGTCCTTCCTGGCGGTGCTGCTGCTGCTGTTCTGGGGCGTGCGCTCGGGCCGGGTGGTGGCGGCCATCGTCATCAGCCTGATCATCGGGCTGGTGGCCACCGCCGCCTTCGCCGCGGCGGCCGTGGGCAGCCTCAACCCCATTTCCGTCGCCTTCGCGGTGATGTTCGTCGGCATCGCCGTGGATTTCGGCATCCAGTTCGTCACCGCCTTCCGCAACGAGCGTTTCTTGAAGGGCGACCCGGCCGAGGCGGTGCTGGCCTCGGCGGCGTCCATGGCGGCGCCGCTGTCGCTGGCCGCCATCGCCACCGCCGTGGGCTTCCTGTCGTTCCTGCCCACCGCCTATACCGGGGTGTCGCAGCTGGGCCTGATTGCCGGCGGCGGCATGCTGATCGCCCTGGTGGTGGACTTCACCCTGCTGCCCGCCCTGCTGGCCCTCTTGAAGCCGCACCCCGAGGCCGAGCCGGTGGGACTGAAGCTGCAGGCCGCCGACGCCGCGCTGCGCCGCCACGCCAAGCCCATCGTCGCCGGCGGCTGCGTGGTCGGCCTGATCGGCGCCGTGCTGCTGCCCATCATGCCACTGGATTTCGACCCGCTGCATCTGCAAGACCCCAAGGCCGAGGCGGTGAAGGCCTTTCTGGAACTGGCCCAGAACCCCGACAACGGCGTCTACAACGTCGAGACCCTGGCGCCGTCGGTGGACGCCGCCCGCGTTCTGGCCGAGAAGTTCGAGGCGCTGCCCGAGGTGCATCGGGCCATGACCGTCGCCACCTTCGTGCCCGACGGCCAGGACGAGAAGCTGGCCATGATCGCCGACGTGGCCATGGTGCTGGGGCCGACCCTCAATCCGGCCAAGGTGCTGCCCGCCCCCTCGCCGGAGGAATTGCTGGCGGCCATCGTCAAGCTGGCCGGTCAGTTGGAGACCGTCGCCCCCGACCACAAGCCGTCCCAGGCCCTGGCCGGACGGCTGAAGGCCATCGCCGCCAAGGGGCCCCAGGCGGCGGAGGCCTATCAGAAGGCGGTGGCCGCCGGCCTGCCCGCCCTGCTGTCGGGCATCCGGCGCTCGCTCGACGCCGAGGCGGTCAGCCTGGACAGCCTGCCCCCCGACTTAAAGCGCGAATGGGTGTCCGCCGACGGCCGCGCCCGCGTCCAGGTACTGCCCAAGATCGACATGCAGAACCAGGAGGCGCGCAACCGCTTCAACGCCGCCGTCACCAAGATCACCCCCAACATGGCCGGCGCCCCCATCTCCATGGAGCAGTCGGGCCAGGTGGTGATCGGCGCCTTCGCCATCGCCGCCATCGGCGCGCTGGCCGCCATCGGCCTGCTGCTGGGCCTGATGCTGCGCCGGGTGCTGGATTCGGCGCTGGTGCTGGCCCCCCTGGTGCTGGGCGCGCTGGCCACGGTGATCGCCGCCCGGGCCGCCGGCATCGCCATCAACTTCGCCAACGTCATCGCCCTGCCGCTGCTGCTGGGCATCGGCGTCGCCTTCAACATCTATTTCGTGGTCAACTGGCGTAACGGCGTGACCGACCACCTGTCGTCGCCCACCACGCGGGCGGTGCTGTTCTCGGCGCTGACCACCGGTTCGGCCTTCGGCAGCCTGGCGGTGTCGCCCCATCTGGGCACCGCCTCCATGGGCATGCTGCTGTTCCTGTCGCTGGGCGTCACGGTGGCGGCCACCTTCGTGGTGCTGCCCGCCCTCTTCCACCTGATCGGCAAGCCCAAGTGA
- a CDS encoding cache domain-containing protein, producing the protein MKGWARRWLPLLLAPPALVALLFNAWDFVSLWVERDRSFVEAQAQVQVLAHDVSRTLTNTLRPVDIHIADHLRPVATRFVSSQASQPQLQRVFQLTTQRLPQVAAVMVFDARGRSLAASVPMVRPAPDISSGFYFQRHRDLGLESAAFIGDAALSLGETGPSRWRLMISRRLQDLDGHFLGMLLVQLNTEDIFSQVAALNLIPGAGVRIFDDAGRLLVNHPRDYTLAGRTFWDSQLFRRWAAERRELAGRIPDPTDDSPEIGAFLAVDGYPVLVSVGLPEDLALVEWWRELAILLLTVGIFVAASSLAARRWLAKWVLHLNGKGEEEKGFADGDGI; encoded by the coding sequence GTGAAAGGCTGGGCGCGGCGATGGCTGCCGCTGCTGCTGGCGCCGCCCGCCCTGGTGGCCCTGCTGTTCAACGCCTGGGATTTCGTCAGTCTGTGGGTCGAGCGCGACCGGAGCTTCGTGGAGGCTCAGGCGCAGGTTCAGGTCCTGGCGCACGACGTGTCGCGCACCCTGACCAATACGCTGCGGCCCGTCGACATCCATATCGCCGACCATCTGCGGCCGGTGGCTACCCGCTTCGTCTCGTCCCAGGCCTCGCAGCCGCAATTGCAGCGGGTCTTCCAGCTGACCACCCAGCGCCTGCCCCAGGTGGCGGCGGTGATGGTGTTCGACGCCAGGGGGCGAAGCCTAGCCGCGTCGGTGCCGATGGTCCGTCCCGCGCCCGACATCTCGAGCGGCTTCTATTTCCAGCGCCACCGGGACCTGGGGCTGGAGAGCGCGGCCTTCATCGGCGACGCGGCCCTGAGCCTGGGCGAGACCGGGCCGTCGCGCTGGCGGCTGATGATCAGCCGGCGGCTCCAGGATCTGGACGGCCATTTCCTCGGCATGCTGCTGGTGCAATTGAACACCGAGGACATCTTCTCGCAGGTCGCGGCGCTGAATCTGATTCCCGGGGCCGGGGTGCGCATTTTCGACGATGCCGGCCGGTTGCTGGTCAATCATCCGCGCGACTACACCCTGGCCGGCCGGACCTTCTGGGACAGCCAGCTGTTCCGCCGCTGGGCCGCCGAGCGGCGCGAACTGGCCGGGCGCATTCCCGATCCCACCGACGATTCCCCGGAAATCGGCGCTTTCCTTGCCGTGGACGGCTATCCCGTCCTGGTCTCGGTGGGGCTGCCCGAGGATCTGGCCCTGGTGGAATGGTGGCGCGAACTGGCGATCCTGCTGCTTACCGTCGGGATCTTCGTGGCGGCGTCCAGTCTGGCCGCAAGGCGATGGCTGGCGAAATGGGTCTTGCATCTGAACGGCAAAGGGGAGGAAGAGAAGGGGTTCGCCGACGGCGACGGCATTTGA
- a CDS encoding YgiQ family radical SAM protein, translated as MDQPDPLFFPRREAAPFLPMSRAEMEALGWDQCDVVLVTGDAYVDHPSFGMAIVGRLLESQGFKVGIIAQPDWSGPDPFRALGRPRLFFGVTAGNMDSMVNHYTSDRRIRRDDNYTPGGEGGRRPDRAVIVYAQRCREAFKDVPVVIGGIEASLRRIAHFDIWSEKLRRSVLMDAKADILVFGNAERAIVEIARRTANGEAPRSMHDIRGTVFVRDRVPDDWRVIDASDPETAQPAVKGDKVVVRLPSFEQVQGDQVLYAQASRVLHQESNPLNARPLVQRHGDKELWVTEPPVPLSTPELDGVYDLPYARGPHPAYGEAKIPAWEMIRFSINIVRGCFGGCSFCSITEHEGRIIQSRSEASIVREIGEIRDKTKGFTGTISDLGGPTANMWRLGCREPEVQKVCRRLSCVYPDICKTLGTDHDPLIRLYRAARGVKGVKRVNIGSGVRYDLAVTSPAYVDELVRHHVGGYLKIAPEHTEDGPLAKMMKPGIGSYERFKEMFEKAAARAGKKLYLIPYFIAAHPGTTDGDMLNLALWLKRNGFRLDQVQTFLPTPMSLATAMYHSGRDPIRPVRRAGEEVFTAKGLRQRRLHKAFLRWHDPENWPILREALQKMGRADLIGPGNHQLVPRGGVPAPASKPGAMCAKSGARRDQPPLPLGPGGPRSAGRRRPSGRRAAPGEGQT; from the coding sequence ATGGACCAGCCCGATCCCCTTTTCTTTCCCCGCCGCGAGGCGGCGCCCTTTCTGCCCATGAGCCGGGCCGAGATGGAGGCGCTGGGCTGGGACCAATGCGACGTGGTGCTGGTCACCGGCGACGCCTATGTGGACCATCCCAGCTTCGGCATGGCCATCGTCGGCCGTCTGCTGGAATCCCAGGGCTTCAAGGTGGGAATCATCGCCCAGCCCGACTGGAGCGGGCCCGATCCCTTCCGCGCCCTGGGCCGCCCCCGCCTGTTCTTCGGGGTGACGGCGGGCAACATGGATTCCATGGTCAACCACTACACCTCGGATCGGCGCATCCGCCGCGACGACAATTACACGCCGGGCGGCGAGGGGGGCAGGCGGCCCGACCGCGCAGTGATCGTCTACGCCCAGCGCTGCCGCGAGGCCTTCAAGGATGTCCCGGTGGTGATCGGCGGCATCGAGGCGTCCTTGCGCCGCATCGCCCATTTCGACATCTGGTCGGAAAAGCTGCGCCGTTCGGTGCTGATGGACGCCAAGGCCGACATCCTGGTGTTCGGCAACGCCGAGCGCGCCATCGTCGAGATCGCCCGGCGCACGGCCAACGGCGAGGCGCCCCGGTCCATGCACGACATTCGCGGCACGGTCTTCGTGCGCGACCGCGTGCCCGACGATTGGCGGGTGATCGACGCCTCCGACCCGGAAACCGCCCAGCCGGCGGTGAAGGGTGACAAGGTGGTGGTGCGCCTGCCCTCCTTCGAGCAGGTGCAGGGCGACCAGGTGCTTTACGCCCAGGCGTCCCGCGTGCTGCACCAGGAAAGCAACCCCTTGAACGCCCGCCCGCTGGTCCAGCGCCACGGCGACAAGGAATTGTGGGTGACCGAGCCGCCGGTGCCGCTTTCGACCCCCGAACTGGACGGGGTCTATGATCTGCCCTACGCCAGGGGGCCGCATCCCGCCTATGGCGAGGCCAAGATTCCCGCCTGGGAGATGATCCGCTTTTCCATCAACATCGTGCGCGGCTGTTTCGGCGGCTGTTCCTTCTGCTCCATCACCGAGCACGAGGGCCGCATTATCCAGAGCCGGTCCGAGGCCTCCATCGTCCGCGAGATCGGGGAGATCAGGGACAAGACCAAGGGCTTCACCGGCACCATCTCGGATCTGGGCGGGCCCACCGCCAACATGTGGCGGCTGGGCTGCCGCGAGCCCGAGGTACAGAAGGTCTGCCGGCGGCTGTCTTGCGTTTATCCCGACATCTGCAAGACGCTGGGCACCGACCACGATCCGCTGATCCGCCTTTACCGGGCGGCCAGGGGCGTCAAAGGGGTCAAGCGGGTCAATATCGGCTCGGGCGTGCGCTACGACCTGGCGGTGACCAGCCCGGCCTATGTGGACGAACTGGTCCGCCACCATGTGGGCGGCTATCTCAAGATCGCGCCGGAGCATACCGAGGACGGGCCGCTCGCCAAGATGATGAAGCCCGGCATCGGCAGTTACGAGCGGTTCAAGGAGATGTTCGAGAAGGCGGCCGCCCGGGCGGGCAAGAAGCTCTACCTCATTCCCTATTTCATCGCCGCCCATCCCGGCACCACCGACGGCGACATGCTGAATCTGGCCCTGTGGCTGAAGCGGAACGGCTTCAGGCTGGATCAGGTGCAGACTTTCCTGCCGACGCCCATGTCGCTGGCCACCGCCATGTACCACAGCGGCCGCGATCCCATCCGGCCGGTGCGCCGGGCGGGCGAGGAGGTGTTCACCGCCAAGGGCCTGCGCCAGCGCCGCCTGCACAAGGCCTTCCTGCGCTGGCACGACCCCGAGAACTGGCCGATCCTGCGCGAAGCCCTGCAGAAGATGGGCCGCGCCGATTTGATCGGGCCGGGCAATCACCAGTTGGTGCCGCGCGGCGGAGTTCCGGCGCCGGCCTCCAAGCCCGGAGCGATGTGCGCCAAATCCGGCGCACGTCGCGACCAGCCGCCATTGCCCTTAGGCCCGGGCGGACCACGGTCCGCAGGGAGGCGGCGGCCAAGCGGCCGGAGGGCCGCGCCCGGCGAGGGGCAAACCTAA